Proteins from a genomic interval of Brachybacterium vulturis:
- a CDS encoding heavy metal translocating P-type ATPase, protein MRHEQTVDVQHGHDATEGGHDHSEHSGHGDHVAQFRQLFWIMLVLAIPVVALNPMIAGLIGLQVPETGWIPWIAPVLGTVLYVWGGRPFLTGGVAEIRSRQPGMMLLIGLAITVAFLASWGSTLGVLDPQLNFWWELALLIVIMLLGHWIEMRSLAQTSSALDSLAALLPDEAEKLEGDEVVTVSPSELAVGDTVRVRPGASVPADGRIVDGAASMDESMITGESSTVHREVGDEVVAGTVATDSGLRLEVTAIGEDTALAGIRKLVSDAQGSSSRAQRLADTAAGWLFWFALGAAILTTVMWMLLGSPDQAVIRAITVLVIACPHALGLAIPLVVSIATERAARGGVLVKDRLALEQMRTVDTVLFDKTGTLTKGEPAVTGIEPGAGRTEQELLSLAAAAEAPSEHPLARAIVRAAEERDISHRAGEDFTSSPAVGVRAVVDGAVVEVGGPHLLERHEAAELPGAETWHGQGATILHVLADGEVVGALRLVDEIRPESRDAVDALHAQDMQVVMITGDAQAVAESVAEELGIDRVFAGVRPEDKAGTVAELQQEGRTVAMVGDGVNDAPALAQADVGLAIGAGTDVAIGSAGVVLASSDPRSVLSVLELSRAAYRKMRQNLWWAAGYNLLAVPLAAGVLAPIGFVLPVSVGALLMSLSTIVVALNAQLLRRLDLRPQASGARMLGRTTTD, encoded by the coding sequence ATGAGGCACGAGCAGACCGTCGACGTACAGCATGGCCACGACGCGACCGAAGGCGGCCATGACCACTCCGAACACTCCGGGCACGGCGATCATGTCGCGCAGTTCCGTCAGCTGTTCTGGATCATGCTCGTGCTGGCGATCCCGGTCGTCGCCCTGAACCCGATGATCGCGGGGCTCATCGGCCTCCAGGTGCCGGAGACCGGATGGATTCCCTGGATCGCCCCGGTGCTCGGCACCGTCCTGTACGTCTGGGGCGGCAGACCCTTCCTCACCGGCGGCGTCGCGGAGATCCGCTCCCGACAGCCCGGGATGATGCTGCTGATCGGGCTCGCGATCACGGTCGCGTTCCTCGCTTCCTGGGGCTCCACCCTCGGGGTGCTCGATCCGCAGCTGAACTTCTGGTGGGAGCTCGCGCTCCTGATCGTGATCATGCTGCTGGGCCACTGGATCGAGATGCGCTCGCTGGCGCAGACGAGCTCGGCCCTGGACTCGCTCGCCGCGCTGCTGCCCGATGAGGCGGAGAAGCTGGAGGGCGACGAGGTCGTCACCGTCTCGCCGTCCGAGCTCGCCGTGGGCGACACCGTCCGCGTGCGCCCCGGCGCCTCCGTCCCGGCCGACGGGAGGATCGTCGACGGTGCCGCCAGCATGGACGAATCCATGATCACCGGGGAGTCCTCGACCGTGCACCGGGAGGTGGGGGACGAGGTCGTCGCCGGCACCGTCGCCACGGACTCCGGGCTGCGCCTCGAGGTGACCGCCATCGGGGAGGACACCGCGCTCGCCGGGATCCGGAAGCTCGTCTCCGACGCCCAGGGGTCCAGCTCCCGTGCCCAGCGCCTCGCCGACACCGCCGCGGGCTGGCTGTTCTGGTTCGCACTCGGCGCCGCGATCCTCACCACCGTCATGTGGATGCTGCTCGGCAGTCCGGACCAGGCAGTGATCAGGGCGATCACCGTGCTGGTCATCGCCTGCCCCCACGCCCTGGGCCTCGCGATCCCGCTGGTCGTCTCGATCGCGACCGAGCGCGCCGCGCGCGGCGGAGTGCTGGTCAAGGACCGCCTGGCGCTCGAGCAGATGCGCACCGTGGACACCGTCCTGTTCGACAAGACCGGCACCCTCACCAAGGGTGAACCGGCGGTGACCGGGATCGAGCCCGGCGCTGGTCGCACCGAGCAGGAGCTGCTCTCCCTCGCCGCCGCCGCAGAGGCTCCCAGCGAGCACCCGCTGGCCCGTGCCATCGTGCGCGCCGCCGAGGAGCGAGATATCAGCCACCGCGCCGGAGAGGACTTCACCTCCTCCCCGGCGGTCGGGGTGCGCGCTGTCGTGGACGGTGCCGTCGTCGAAGTGGGTGGGCCGCACCTGCTCGAGCGCCATGAGGCCGCGGAGCTGCCCGGTGCGGAGACGTGGCACGGGCAGGGCGCCACCATCCTCCATGTCCTCGCGGACGGCGAGGTCGTCGGCGCGCTGCGGCTCGTCGACGAGATCCGGCCCGAATCCCGCGACGCCGTGGACGCGCTGCACGCCCAGGACATGCAGGTCGTGATGATCACCGGGGATGCGCAGGCGGTGGCCGAGTCCGTCGCGGAGGAGCTCGGGATCGACCGGGTGTTCGCCGGCGTGCGCCCGGAGGACAAGGCCGGGACGGTCGCCGAGCTCCAGCAGGAGGGGCGCACGGTCGCGATGGTCGGCGACGGCGTCAACGACGCCCCGGCGCTCGCCCAAGCCGACGTCGGCCTCGCGATCGGCGCCGGGACCGATGTCGCCATCGGCTCCGCCGGAGTGGTGCTGGCCTCCTCGGACCCTCGCTCGGTGCTCTCCGTGCTCGAGCTCTCTCGCGCCGCCTACCGCAAGATGCGCCAGAACCTCTGGTGGGCCGCCGGGTACAACCTGTTGGCCGTGCCGCTCGCGGCGGGGGTGCTCGCTCCGATCGGCTTCGTGCTCCCGGTGAGCGTGGGGGCGCTGCTGATGTCCCTGTCGACGATCGTGGTGGCGCTGAACGCGCAGCTGCTGCGCCGACTGGATCTGCGGCCGCAGGCCAGCGGCGCGCGCATGCTCGGGCGGACGACGACGGACTGA
- a CDS encoding CueP family metal-binding protein, with translation MPDTVETDPPPRLEDPAVLIPHPAPAVPRRALFGGLVLSTLAVAGCGADREPAAPAAPAQDLLSAHGLAGRTSREIIDLLEALPLEERPTDLLASVMPDRVDLSDAAGREASIPLPEGEAYVSVAPFVDATHECFFHSLTTCLGELQQQSLEVHLTTTDGEVLLDQSLTTAPNGFLGLWLPRDQQFTLTLTHDGASASTPLATDSEAPTCLTTMQLGA, from the coding sequence CCCCGCCCCCGCCGTTCCGCGCCGCGCCCTGTTCGGTGGTCTCGTGCTGTCCACCCTGGCCGTCGCGGGCTGCGGCGCCGACCGCGAGCCGGCTGCACCGGCAGCTCCCGCGCAGGATCTGCTGAGCGCGCACGGCCTCGCCGGCCGCACGTCGCGGGAGATCATCGATCTGCTCGAGGCGCTGCCCCTCGAGGAGCGGCCGACGGACCTCCTCGCCTCGGTGATGCCGGACCGCGTGGATCTCTCCGATGCCGCAGGCCGGGAGGCCTCGATCCCCCTCCCGGAGGGAGAGGCCTACGTCTCGGTCGCCCCGTTCGTGGACGCCACGCACGAGTGCTTCTTCCACAGCCTCACCACGTGCCTGGGCGAGCTGCAGCAGCAGAGCCTCGAGGTCCACCTGACCACGACCGACGGGGAGGTGCTGCTCGATCAGTCGCTCACCACGGCGCCGAACGGCTTCCTCGGCCTCTGGCTCCCCCGAGACCAGCAGTTCACGCTGACCCTCACGCACGACGGCGCGAGCGCCTCGACACCGCTGGCCACCGACTCCGAGGCCCCCACCTGCCTCACCACGATGCAGCTGGGGGCCTGA